The following are encoded together in the Pedobacter steynii genome:
- a CDS encoding S66 peptidase family protein, translating into MNRKHFLSFMAMMGLTLPALKSFGNLSGAEPESGLKIPDYLKAGDTIGITCPAGFITMAEILPSIQLMESWGFKVKVGKTVDRRDFTFGGSDQERLLDLQNMLDDPELKAIMCARGGYGAVRIIDQLNFDRFIASPKWVIGFSDVTVLHCHLSRKYGIASIHSKMCNSFPADWTLADPVQIETILSIRQALSGEQLRYSAPPLSYNRAGKVEGILIGGNLSIIETLAGSKSDLKTEGKILFLEDTGEYLYRIDRMFWNLKRTGKLDQLQGLIIGGFKVKPDDPGEEFGKTVYEIVQEKVREYNYPVCFDFPVGHQRNNFALKCGVRHTFEVNSSGSSLTSLY; encoded by the coding sequence ATGAACAGAAAACATTTTCTTTCTTTTATGGCCATGATGGGGCTCACCTTACCTGCGTTAAAATCTTTTGGAAACTTAAGCGGAGCGGAGCCGGAATCTGGCTTAAAGATTCCCGACTACTTAAAAGCGGGGGATACGATTGGGATCACCTGTCCGGCAGGTTTTATCACGATGGCAGAAATACTGCCTTCCATCCAGCTGATGGAAAGCTGGGGCTTTAAGGTTAAAGTAGGAAAAACTGTAGACCGCAGGGATTTCACTTTCGGCGGATCTGATCAAGAGCGGCTGCTTGACCTGCAAAACATGCTTGATGATCCGGAATTAAAAGCGATTATGTGTGCCAGAGGTGGCTATGGCGCAGTACGTATTATTGATCAGTTGAACTTTGATCGTTTTATAGCCAGTCCTAAATGGGTGATTGGTTTCAGTGATGTGACCGTATTGCATTGTCACCTGAGCCGTAAATATGGAATTGCTTCCATTCATTCCAAAATGTGCAACAGCTTTCCTGCAGACTGGACACTTGCAGATCCCGTTCAGATAGAAACCATTCTCTCTATACGCCAGGCGCTAAGCGGGGAGCAGCTGAGGTATAGTGCCCCACCACTAAGTTATAACAGGGCAGGTAAAGTTGAAGGAATACTTATCGGGGGGAACCTCAGCATCATTGAAACCCTGGCAGGAAGTAAATCAGACTTAAAGACTGAAGGTAAGATCTTATTTCTGGAAGATACAGGAGAATACCTGTATCGCATCGACCGCATGTTCTGGAACCTCAAAAGAACCGGGAAGCTGGATCAGCTGCAAGGACTGATTATCGGTGGTTTTAAGGTGAAACCCGACGATCCAGGCGAAGAATTCGGAAAAACGGTATACGAAATTGTTCAGGAAAAGGTCAGGGAATACAATTACCCGGTCTGTTTTGATTTTCCCGTTGGCCATCAAAGAAATAATTTCGCCTTAAAATGTGGAGTCAGACATACTTTTGAAGTCAATAGTAGCGGAAGCAGTCTAACTTCACTTTACTAA
- a CDS encoding YtxH domain-containing protein → MNENTRILLGVFAGLAAGAALGLLLAPEKGTDTRDELSLSLKDLGHGLQDGAENKINHLGNIKDRLSNAIGTSFDRDDYNDHVEHV, encoded by the coding sequence ATGAACGAAAATACAAGAATACTATTGGGTGTATTTGCAGGGTTGGCAGCAGGTGCTGCATTAGGTTTATTGCTTGCACCGGAAAAGGGAACGGATACCCGGGATGAACTCAGTCTTTCTTTAAAAGATCTGGGCCATGGCCTTCAGGATGGTGCTGAAAATAAAATTAATCATTTAGGAAATATTAAAGATCGCCTGAGCAATGCAATCGGCACCAGCTTTGACAGGGATGATTATAACGATCATGTGGAGCACGTATAG
- the spt gene encoding serine palmitoyltransferase has protein sequence MRKKLHDRIAAFKDATAIKEKGLYPYFRAIESGQDTEVVIDGKKVLMFGSNSYLGLTNHPKIKEAAKAAIDKYGTGCAGSRFLNGTLDIHIELERRLAAYVGKEAAVLFSTGFQVNLGVISCLLDRNDYLILDEYDHASIIDGSRLSFSRSIKYAHNDMDDLRKKLSRLPEDSAKLIVADGIFSMEGDLVNLPEIVKIAEEFGANIMMDDAHSLGVIGFNGSGTASHFGLTDQVDLIMGTFSKSLASLGGFIAGTEETIEYVKHRARSLMFSASMPPSAVASVIAALDIIESEPERIDQLWANTNYAKKLLLEAGFDIGHTDSPIIPVYIRDNDKTFMITNILSNNGIFVNPVVSPAVPSDASLIRFSLMATHTFAQIEEAIEKIAAAAKEVQLKPSQVAI, from the coding sequence ATGCGCAAAAAATTACACGATAGGATAGCCGCTTTTAAAGACGCTACAGCAATCAAGGAAAAAGGCTTATACCCTTACTTTCGGGCCATAGAATCAGGACAGGATACTGAAGTGGTAATAGATGGAAAAAAGGTGCTGATGTTTGGCTCTAACTCCTATCTTGGATTGACTAACCACCCAAAAATAAAAGAAGCAGCAAAAGCGGCAATTGATAAATATGGTACCGGATGTGCCGGATCAAGATTCCTGAACGGAACACTTGATATACACATCGAACTGGAAAGAAGACTTGCTGCTTATGTTGGTAAGGAAGCTGCTGTACTTTTTAGTACAGGATTTCAGGTAAATCTTGGAGTGATCTCCTGCTTATTGGACAGAAACGATTACCTCATCCTTGATGAGTACGATCATGCCTCCATCATTGACGGAAGCCGTCTTTCATTTTCAAGGTCTATTAAGTATGCCCATAATGACATGGATGACCTTCGTAAAAAACTAAGCCGCCTGCCGGAAGATTCGGCTAAGCTGATTGTTGCGGACGGTATCTTCAGTATGGAAGGTGATCTGGTAAACTTGCCGGAAATTGTAAAAATTGCAGAAGAGTTCGGTGCAAATATTATGATGGACGATGCACACAGTCTGGGTGTAATCGGCTTTAACGGATCTGGAACAGCTTCGCATTTCGGTCTTACCGATCAGGTGGACCTGATTATGGGTACTTTCAGTAAGTCATTGGCTTCTCTCGGAGGTTTCATTGCAGGAACTGAAGAGACCATTGAATATGTAAAACATAGGGCACGTTCTTTAATGTTCAGTGCAAGTATGCCACCTTCAGCAGTTGCAAGTGTCATTGCAGCTCTGGATATCATTGAGTCTGAGCCGGAGCGTATCGACCAGCTCTGGGCAAACACCAATTATGCAAAGAAGTTATTATTGGAAGCAGGATTTGATATCGGTCATACCGATAGCCCGATTATTCCGGTATACATCAGAGATAATGATAAAACTTTTATGATTACCAATATCCTGAGCAATAATGGGATCTTTGTGAATCCGGTAGTTTCTCCGGCAGTACCTTCGGATGCTTCCCTGATCAGGTTCTCATTAATGGCTACACATACTTTCGCTCAAATTGAAGAAGCAATCGAGAAAATTGCAGCGGCAGCAAAAGAGGTGCAGTTAAAACCTTCTCAGGTAGCTATATGA
- a CDS encoding PmoA family protein — MNKYLILALLGLSMRLNAQTGKVTFLRHKDAKKIDVNIDGKYFSSFLYSDNIEKPILYPLNTASGLTITRGFPLKTRDQERTDHPHHVGLWLNYESVNGLDFWNNSYNIPAEKKNKYGWIRSVKITQVKEGKIVYTANWERQDQHVLLKEQTTLIFSGTKDSRTVDRITTLTAKDTVLFKDVKDGMLGLRVTKELELPSDQVAEFSDSQGNLTKVSASSNGANGDYLTSAGKKGNDAWGTRADWCMLSGVKDGQEIAVTIIDHPENPGYPTYWHARDYGLFAANPLGQEIFSKGKEQLNLKLLPGSSVTFKYRVLITSSAKPTAAELKQEALKFSKIK; from the coding sequence ATGAACAAATATCTGATCCTGGCCCTTCTCGGCCTGAGTATGCGGCTTAATGCGCAGACTGGAAAAGTCACATTTCTCCGGCATAAAGACGCAAAGAAAATAGACGTTAACATAGATGGAAAATATTTCAGTAGTTTTCTTTACTCCGATAATATCGAAAAACCAATATTATATCCTTTAAATACAGCAAGCGGGCTGACCATTACCCGTGGTTTCCCATTAAAGACCCGTGATCAGGAAAGAACAGATCATCCCCATCATGTAGGTTTATGGCTGAATTATGAAAGCGTTAACGGACTCGACTTCTGGAACAATTCCTATAATATTCCGGCGGAGAAAAAAAATAAATACGGATGGATCAGGTCTGTTAAAATCACCCAGGTAAAAGAAGGCAAAATCGTTTATACCGCCAACTGGGAAAGGCAGGACCAACATGTACTGTTAAAAGAACAGACGACCCTGATATTCTCCGGGACGAAAGATAGCCGTACCGTTGACCGCATCACCACGCTGACGGCAAAAGATACTGTTCTCTTTAAAGATGTAAAAGATGGAATGCTCGGACTTCGGGTAACGAAAGAGCTGGAGCTTCCTTCGGATCAGGTTGCTGAGTTCAGCGATAGTCAGGGAAACCTGACGAAAGTCTCTGCATCCTCAAACGGAGCAAATGGAGATTACCTGACCAGCGCCGGAAAAAAAGGAAATGACGCCTGGGGAACAAGGGCTGACTGGTGCATGCTCTCAGGTGTAAAAGACGGACAGGAAATTGCCGTGACAATAATTGACCATCCTGAAAATCCGGGATATCCAACCTATTGGCATGCCCGTGATTATGGCCTGTTTGCCGCAAATCCCCTTGGACAGGAAATATTCAGTAAAGGAAAAGAGCAGCTGAACCTAAAACTTCTGCCCGGCTCTTCTGTCACCTTTAAATACCGGGTGCTCATTACTTCTTCAGCAAAACCAACTGCAGCAGAATTAAAGCAGGAAGCATTGAAATTCAGTAAAATAAAATAA
- a CDS encoding tetratricopeptide repeat protein — MSTQGNFNAEQEEEFFNKIDQVYDLTEASDFEAAEQMLLQINGSISGPKENSNVGGVVLDSIYSFYEQTGELEKALPYFLEETDYLKEKMSHQKISSMRHFLTTGAIYYALKELDKARDFFGIAYEKEGSRIFQDENSDYLRIALMDDQEFEDFKADFVPNKDEEQLELTEEQQELLEKYCEEGNAEMDKENYSGAIDAFNKALDVLPQPKDDWEATAWISASIGDAYFSEQKYKEALDHLHRAYQIYGAEDPSAFVLLRMGQSYLELKEEKHATDYLHHAYKLEGKELFEDDKKYLKFLSSKVKL, encoded by the coding sequence ATGTCAACACAAGGGAATTTTAATGCCGAACAAGAAGAAGAGTTTTTCAATAAGATTGACCAGGTTTATGATTTAACGGAGGCCTCAGATTTTGAAGCTGCAGAACAAATGTTGTTGCAGATCAACGGTTCCATTTCCGGGCCTAAGGAGAACAGTAACGTGGGAGGGGTAGTGCTGGACAGCATTTATTCTTTTTATGAACAGACGGGAGAACTAGAAAAGGCCTTGCCTTATTTCCTGGAAGAGACTGATTACCTGAAAGAAAAAATGAGCCATCAAAAGATCAGTTCCATGCGTCATTTCTTAACTACAGGAGCAATTTATTATGCGCTGAAAGAGCTGGACAAAGCCAGGGACTTTTTTGGTATTGCCTATGAAAAAGAAGGGAGTCGTATTTTCCAGGATGAGAATTCTGATTACCTGAGGATTGCCTTGATGGACGACCAGGAATTTGAAGATTTTAAAGCCGATTTTGTTCCTAACAAAGACGAGGAGCAGCTGGAACTTACGGAAGAACAACAGGAGCTTCTGGAAAAGTATTGTGAAGAAGGTAATGCAGAAATGGACAAAGAGAATTACTCAGGCGCTATCGATGCATTTAATAAGGCGCTGGACGTATTACCACAGCCTAAGGACGACTGGGAGGCTACGGCCTGGATATCGGCCTCTATCGGCGATGCTTATTTCAGCGAACAAAAGTATAAGGAAGCTTTAGATCATTTGCACCGTGCCTACCAGATTTATGGGGCTGAAGATCCAAGTGCGTTTGTATTGCTTCGTATGGGGCAAAGCTACCTGGAGCTAAAGGAAGAAAAACATGCCACAGACTACCTGCACCATGCCTATAAACTGGAAGGTAAAGAGCTGTTTGAAGATGATAAAAAATACCTTAAATTTTTAAGCTCGAAAGTAAAACTATAA
- a CDS encoding NAD-dependent epimerase/dehydratase family protein: MKKVLITGATGFVGYHLINKALAAGLEVYAAVRPDTDRTHLKEFDIQYTHLDYSSVDSLKRELEEKQYQYIIHAAGITKAKTKEAYNKVNAEYSRNLALAANTAAINLEKFVFVSSLAALGPLTDLTAEIQDDTPGRPVTNYGASKLLAEQYLAEISGLPLIVIRPTAVYGPREKDLFILFNSINKGLEPHIGSFTQQLSFVYVTDLATVIVKALFSSLVSRQFNVSDGHVYNRYALADGLKKALHKKTLKFHLPVPVVGAMAALMDIFYAKSRNTPALNKEKMAELTAINWACNIGHVKADLGYDPEFDLEKGLNETVSWYKSNNWL, from the coding sequence ATGAAAAAGGTACTGATTACCGGAGCAACTGGCTTTGTTGGTTATCATTTGATCAATAAAGCACTCGCTGCCGGATTAGAAGTGTATGCTGCTGTACGTCCGGATACGGATAGGACGCATTTGAAAGAATTTGATATACAGTATACCCACCTGGATTATAGTTCCGTAGACAGCCTGAAAAGAGAGCTGGAAGAAAAACAATACCAGTATATCATTCATGCGGCGGGAATCACCAAGGCAAAAACAAAGGAAGCTTATAATAAGGTCAATGCGGAATACTCCAGAAACCTGGCCTTAGCCGCAAATACCGCTGCGATAAATCTGGAGAAATTTGTATTTGTCAGTAGCCTTGCAGCATTGGGCCCGCTTACAGATTTAACCGCGGAGATTCAGGACGATACCCCCGGACGTCCGGTAACGAACTATGGGGCCAGCAAGCTACTGGCTGAACAATACCTGGCAGAAATATCAGGACTTCCATTGATTGTGATTCGCCCTACTGCAGTATACGGACCGAGAGAGAAAGATTTATTTATCCTCTTCAATAGCATCAATAAAGGATTGGAACCTCATATCGGTAGTTTTACACAACAACTGAGCTTTGTATATGTAACAGACCTTGCTACAGTGATCGTAAAAGCGCTGTTCTCTTCCCTGGTGTCCAGACAATTTAATGTTTCCGACGGACATGTTTACAACCGTTACGCGCTGGCTGATGGCCTGAAAAAAGCATTGCATAAAAAGACCCTGAAATTCCACCTGCCGGTCCCTGTTGTGGGAGCCATGGCAGCATTAATGGATATCTTTTATGCAAAGAGCAGGAATACTCCTGCTCTGAATAAAGAAAAAATGGCCGAACTTACCGCCATTAACTGGGCTTGTAATATCGGCCATGTAAAAGCTGACCTTGGCTATGATCCGGAATTTGACCTTGAAAAAGGACTCAATGAAACCGTTAGCTGGTATAAAAGCAACAACTGGTTATAG
- a CDS encoding dienelactone hydrolase family protein, with protein sequence MDQRIINLYDEYTHSGINRKDFIRKLALLTGSTALALTILPLLENNYAAAAETDDEALSLENITYPGAEGEMKGVLARPKDKKHLGAVLVIHENRGLNPHTIAVTKRVASAGFLALGVDALSSFGGTPADEDKARDLIGQLDPEKNLQNYLKGLDYLRKHKDGNGKVGCVGFCWGGGMANKLAVNDPNLLAAVAYYGAQAKAEDAGKIKASLMLHYAGLDERINAGIAAYEAALKLHHIPYQLFIYEGVNHAFNNDTSPTRYNEAAAKLAWERTIDLFKSKLS encoded by the coding sequence ATGGATCAAAGAATTATCAATCTTTACGACGAATACACCCACAGTGGCATCAACAGAAAAGACTTTATCAGGAAACTGGCTCTTCTTACCGGCAGTACTGCACTAGCCTTAACCATCCTTCCATTGCTGGAAAACAATTATGCCGCAGCAGCCGAAACCGACGATGAAGCCCTTAGCCTGGAAAACATTACTTACCCTGGAGCAGAAGGGGAGATGAAAGGCGTTCTGGCCAGGCCAAAAGATAAGAAACACCTCGGGGCAGTACTGGTGATCCATGAAAACCGCGGATTAAATCCACATACGATTGCGGTCACAAAAAGAGTAGCCTCAGCAGGTTTTTTAGCCCTGGGTGTAGATGCACTCTCTTCTTTTGGAGGCACTCCTGCAGATGAAGATAAAGCCCGGGATCTGATCGGACAGCTTGACCCGGAAAAGAACCTTCAGAATTACCTGAAAGGGCTTGATTATTTAAGGAAACACAAAGATGGGAATGGAAAGGTGGGTTGTGTAGGTTTCTGCTGGGGAGGAGGAATGGCCAACAAGCTGGCGGTAAATGACCCCAATCTGTTAGCAGCCGTAGCTTATTATGGGGCACAGGCAAAAGCAGAAGATGCAGGAAAGATCAAAGCCAGCCTGATGTTACACTATGCAGGTCTCGATGAAAGGATCAATGCCGGAATCGCAGCCTATGAAGCAGCATTAAAGCTCCACCATATTCCTTATCAGTTGTTCATATATGAAGGAGTGAACCATGCCTTCAACAATGATACCTCTCCGACAAGGTATAATGAGGCTGCAGCTAAACTGGCATGGGAGAGGACCATCGATCTGTTTAAATCAAAGTTATCCTAA
- a CDS encoding 3-keto-disaccharide hydrolase, producing the protein MKRKQLLILAALLLGTVPLSTQAQKQKWQNLFNGKDLTGWKQLNGQAKYEAVNGEIVGTTVSDQPNSFLTTEKNYGDFILELELWVDPSMNSGVQIRSESKADYSNGRVHGYQVEIDPSDRQFSGGIYDESRRGWLYPLDINPTGKTAFKNNQWNKYRVECIGNSIRTWVNGIPTANVVDALTPSGFIALQVHSIGKNDQPGKQIRWRNIRIQTENLKPSKNDGIFVVNLVPNNLSSQEKAEGYALLWDGKSSKGWKGAYKPAFPESGWLIKDGELSVQKSNGGESTNGGDIVTEKQYSAFELKFDFKLTEGANSGIKYFVTLTEGNKGSAIGPEYQILDDARHPDAKLGKDGNRTLGSLYDLMTSKKIPNAQKKIGEWNRGLIRVYPDNKIEYWLNGYKILEYTRGSAEFLALVADSKYKNWKDFGMAPKGHILIQDHGDQVSFRSIKLKQL; encoded by the coding sequence ATGAAAAGAAAACAGTTATTAATTCTAGCGGCTCTATTACTGGGGACAGTCCCCCTTTCTACACAAGCCCAGAAACAAAAATGGCAAAATCTGTTTAACGGAAAAGACCTGACCGGATGGAAACAACTAAACGGACAGGCAAAATATGAAGCGGTTAATGGAGAGATTGTAGGTACCACGGTATCCGATCAACCCAACTCCTTTCTGACCACAGAGAAGAATTATGGAGACTTTATCCTGGAACTGGAGCTATGGGTCGACCCATCCATGAATTCTGGAGTTCAGATCCGCAGTGAAAGCAAAGCGGATTATTCCAATGGAAGGGTACATGGTTATCAGGTAGAGATCGATCCCTCAGACCGCCAGTTTAGCGGAGGAATTTATGATGAATCAAGAAGAGGATGGTTGTATCCGCTGGACATCAATCCTACAGGAAAAACAGCTTTTAAAAATAATCAATGGAATAAGTACCGGGTAGAATGCATCGGTAATTCTATACGTACCTGGGTGAATGGCATTCCAACAGCAAATGTGGTGGATGCCCTTACTCCTTCCGGATTTATCGCGCTGCAGGTTCATAGCATCGGTAAAAATGACCAGCCCGGTAAACAGATCCGCTGGAGAAATATCCGCATTCAGACTGAAAACCTGAAACCTTCAAAAAATGACGGGATATTTGTAGTGAACCTGGTTCCAAACAACCTCTCTTCACAGGAAAAAGCAGAAGGATATGCTTTGCTATGGGATGGTAAATCCAGTAAAGGATGGAAAGGAGCTTATAAACCGGCTTTCCCTGAAAGCGGCTGGCTAATAAAAGATGGTGAATTGAGTGTGCAAAAATCGAATGGTGGCGAATCTACCAACGGTGGAGATATTGTGACAGAAAAACAATACTCAGCTTTTGAACTAAAATTTGATTTCAAACTTACGGAAGGTGCAAATAGTGGGATCAAATATTTTGTAACCTTGACCGAAGGAAATAAAGGCTCAGCAATCGGACCGGAATATCAGATTCTGGACGATGCCAGACATCCCGATGCGAAGCTTGGAAAAGATGGTAACCGTACACTGGGTTCTTTGTATGACCTGATGACGAGCAAGAAGATCCCTAATGCACAAAAAAAGATCGGCGAATGGAACAGAGGCTTGATCAGGGTATATCCGGATAATAAGATTGAGTATTGGCTGAATGGCTATAAAATTCTGGAATATACCAGAGGTTCCGCAGAATTTCTTGCCCTGGTAGCAGATAGTAAATATAAGAACTGGAAGGATTTTGGAATGGCGCCGAAAGGCCATATCCTGATCCAGGATCATGGAGATCAGGTATCTTTCAGAAGCATTAAATTGAAACAACTTTAA
- the xseA gene encoding exodeoxyribonuclease VII large subunit: protein MNTIPSIKLSELTGQIQQVIDGFFGHKTFWIIADITNYTYKPQSNYHYFDLVEKDKSAAKILAKVAGRAWGNASINISNFEKATGQKFKNDINVLIQVSVQYNPSFGLQLNVLDIDTNFTLGLFEQQRKETLEKLLRENQAFIKRAGDGYLTRNSGLVLNQVIQRIAVISSDTSAGFQDFKHTLQHNPFGYQFDVDDYFALVQGDGNAKQFLARLIEVYESQKPYDALVIIRGGGAQTDFLIFDNYELNRAIAKFPIPIITGIGHQKNETIADLMAHTSTKTPTKAAEFIIAHNRAFEDNLIGIQKMILIKSYQMINHHKDRLVRLNQITINTTRNLLHDHHKNIINLSGVMLTNPRIIISNKRKDLSNLMQNLQSYSKMYFLNKGAHIAHFQSVMRIMSPQNILNKGFAILKVDGKITGNPDQIEPGAELTVRLANVEIKTIVKSKSVYDENEFNL from the coding sequence TTGAACACTATTCCTTCTATAAAACTGTCTGAGCTGACCGGCCAAATTCAACAGGTAATTGATGGATTTTTCGGTCATAAAACTTTTTGGATTATTGCCGACATTACCAATTATACTTATAAACCTCAAAGCAATTACCATTACTTTGATTTGGTGGAGAAGGATAAGTCGGCCGCAAAAATACTGGCCAAAGTAGCCGGAAGGGCCTGGGGCAATGCCTCAATTAATATTTCCAATTTCGAAAAAGCAACAGGTCAGAAATTTAAAAATGACATCAATGTACTCATTCAGGTATCTGTACAGTATAATCCCTCTTTTGGCCTGCAGCTCAATGTGCTGGACATTGATACCAATTTCACATTGGGCCTGTTTGAACAGCAACGAAAAGAAACACTGGAAAAACTGCTTCGTGAAAACCAGGCTTTTATCAAGAGAGCGGGGGATGGGTACCTGACCAGAAACAGCGGACTGGTGCTGAATCAGGTGATCCAGCGGATTGCCGTAATTTCTTCGGATACTTCTGCCGGTTTTCAGGACTTTAAGCACACGCTGCAGCACAATCCTTTTGGCTACCAGTTTGATGTCGACGATTATTTTGCGCTGGTTCAGGGAGATGGAAATGCCAAACAATTCCTGGCCAGGCTCATCGAAGTCTATGAATCACAAAAACCTTATGATGCGCTTGTGATTATCAGAGGGGGAGGTGCACAGACGGATTTTCTGATTTTTGACAATTACGAACTCAACCGGGCGATCGCCAAATTTCCGATTCCGATCATCACCGGCATCGGCCATCAGAAAAATGAGACCATTGCCGATTTAATGGCACATACCTCAACCAAAACACCTACCAAAGCCGCGGAATTTATCATTGCTCATAACCGGGCTTTTGAAGACAACCTGATTGGCATACAAAAAATGATTCTGATTAAAAGCTATCAGATGATTAATCACCATAAAGACAGGTTGGTCCGTCTCAATCAGATCACCATTAACACCACCAGAAACCTGTTGCATGACCATCATAAAAACATCATAAACTTATCCGGAGTGATGCTGACTAATCCCAGAATCATTATTTCCAATAAACGAAAAGACCTGAGCAATCTGATGCAAAACCTGCAATCGTACAGTAAAATGTATTTTCTGAACAAGGGTGCTCATATCGCACATTTTCAATCGGTCATGAGGATTATGAGTCCGCAGAACATTCTGAATAAAGGATTTGCCATCCTTAAAGTCGACGGAAAAATCACCGGAAATCCGGACCAGATTGAACCAGGTGCAGAATTGACGGTAAGGCTGGCCAATGTAGAAATAAAAACTATTGTAAAATCTAAATCAGTATACGATGAAAACGAATTTAACTTATGA
- the xseB gene encoding exodeoxyribonuclease VII small subunit, protein MKTNLTYELAYRELAEIAQEIETESVSVDILAEKVKRASELIEFCQNKLRATETEVNKIIKQMENQK, encoded by the coding sequence ATGAAAACGAATTTAACTTATGAGTTGGCTTACCGGGAACTTGCCGAGATTGCTCAGGAAATAGAAACTGAATCTGTTTCAGTAGATATCCTGGCCGAAAAGGTAAAGCGGGCATCCGAGCTCATTGAATTCTGTCAGAACAAGTTGCGCGCAACCGAGACTGAAGTAAATAAAATCATTAAGCAAATGGAGAATCAAAAGTAG
- a CDS encoding RNA recognition motif domain-containing protein, giving the protein MKIFITGLPLEVGEDELTAVFGDFGQVKSLRIIKDRETGQSRGFGFVEMPVEEEAKEAIKRMNGGDYNGNRIKVAEAQEKPGTGGGAGGGFKRNNRTEKSY; this is encoded by the coding sequence ATGAAGATATTTATTACAGGCCTTCCGTTAGAAGTAGGGGAAGATGAATTAACAGCCGTATTTGGTGATTTCGGTCAAGTAAAATCACTTAGGATTATCAAAGATCGCGAGACTGGTCAAAGTCGTGGGTTTGGTTTTGTGGAAATGCCGGTAGAAGAAGAGGCAAAAGAAGCAATCAAACGCATGAACGGTGGCGATTATAACGGTAATCGAATTAAAGTTGCTGAAGCTCAGGAAAAACCAGGTACTGGTGGAGGAGCTGGTGGTGGCTTTAAACGCAACAACCGTACAGAGAAAAGCTATTAA